One Pseudomonas sp. FP1742 genomic window carries:
- a CDS encoding CynX/NimT family MFS transporter — MTEHKAPQGWWLRVILTAAMALPMLIFYAVGTLGPLIVADLGVPTHWLGWLITSAFGFAALLSLWAGPLVNRLGTRRAMAVLFWSTVGAYGLLASLPGFVGVVLALAACGIAQALANPVTNLLIAERVEPRHKAAVVGLKQSGVQVSALFAGLLLPSLAMSLGWREALASLLIPALLLACLGPRVAPLGHKGQPLSLAIARPNGRLALLMSVQLCVGIVLSSFVTFLGVFAAGQGMPATLIGGLIAGFGVMGIVARIFFTPLGARMVDESWLLLVLLLLSSLALWLTSLAAPGSHWPLWAGALGMGLTAVATNAIAMSMVLRDPGFGSPAPAAGLLSVGFFGGFALGPPLFGLVQNGPWGFASAWLALIGVLLLGCLLCLLLMRGRQRHRNSAVESSLRAVK; from the coding sequence ATGACCGAACACAAAGCCCCCCAGGGCTGGTGGTTGCGGGTGATACTGACCGCGGCGATGGCCTTGCCGATGCTGATTTTCTACGCGGTCGGCACTCTCGGCCCGTTAATCGTCGCCGACCTCGGGGTGCCGACCCATTGGCTGGGCTGGCTGATCACCAGCGCCTTCGGTTTTGCCGCGCTGTTGTCGTTGTGGGCCGGGCCGCTGGTCAACCGGCTGGGCACCCGGCGGGCCATGGCGGTGCTGTTCTGGAGCACGGTGGGTGCCTATGGATTGCTGGCCAGCCTGCCGGGATTCGTCGGCGTGGTGCTGGCGTTGGCGGCATGCGGAATTGCCCAGGCACTGGCCAACCCGGTGACCAATCTGTTGATCGCCGAGCGTGTCGAACCCCGGCACAAGGCGGCGGTGGTCGGTTTGAAACAATCCGGGGTGCAGGTCTCGGCGCTGTTCGCCGGCTTGCTGCTGCCGAGCCTGGCGATGAGTCTTGGCTGGCGCGAGGCGCTGGCCAGTTTACTGATACCCGCCTTGTTGCTGGCATGTCTGGGGCCGCGAGTGGCTCCCCTGGGGCACAAGGGTCAACCGCTGAGCCTCGCCATTGCCCGACCCAACGGGCGGCTGGCGCTGTTGATGAGCGTGCAGTTGTGCGTGGGCATCGTGCTTTCGTCGTTCGTGACTTTTCTCGGAGTGTTCGCGGCGGGCCAAGGGATGCCGGCGACATTGATCGGCGGCTTGATCGCCGGTTTTGGCGTGATGGGCATTGTGGCGCGGATTTTTTTCACGCCTTTGGGCGCGCGCATGGTCGATGAGTCCTGGCTGCTGCTGGTGTTATTGCTGCTGTCGAGCCTGGCCTTGTGGCTCACCTCCCTGGCCGCGCCGGGCAGTCACTGGCCATTGTGGGCCGGGGCTCTGGGTATGGGGCTGACGGCGGTGGCGACCAATGCGATCGCCATGAGCATGGTCCTGCGCGACCCGGGCTTCGGCAGCCCGGCACCGGCCGCGGGTTTGCTGTCGGTGGGGTTCTTTGGTGGTTTTGCCCTGGGCCCGCCGTTGTTCGGGCTGGTGCAGAACGGGCCATGGGGTTTTGCCAGCGCCTGGCTGGCGCTGATCGGCGTGTTGCTGTTGGGTTGTCTGCTGTGCCTGCTGTTGATGCGGGGTCGGCAACGTCACAGAAACAGCGCCGTCGAATCCTCCTTGAGGGCGGTCAAATGA
- a CDS encoding class I adenylate-forming enzyme family protein: protein MNNAGIIDLVPADVRRVWELDGTYPNRSVYQLFREHAQRAPEKTAVLSPEGNLSYGQLHDAALRLAASLRAAGIVAGDVVAYQLTNSWRSCAIDLAAAALGAVVAPFPPGRGSLDIQALVRRCDARVVIVPAQYAGIDLCQVIEALRPSLLSLRVLVVEGSTRDGWLSLQDMLEAEPLTQAQLPQVCPNSPVRLLVSSGTESEPKLVAYSHNALVGGRGRFLQRIHPEGESFRGLYLVPLGSSFGSTATFGSLSWLGGSIAVLPQFDVEAAIEAIEQLRPTHILGVPTMLQRIAADARLQQVDKSSLLGLICGGSLIDEVTVRRCVEAFGCGFISLYGSADGVNCHNTLDDAQDVVFYSVGRPNPAVCAIKIVDEQGNEVPQGGVGEIKARGPLSPMQYVNAPELDAQYRDAEGWVNTGDLGYIDADGYLILAGRKKDIIIRGGANISPVQIETLATGHPDVVSVACVAVPDPDLGQRVCICVTLRDGAPRFSLSELTDYLREQGLEVNKLPEYLRFYRQLPLTPAGKIDKKSLAAEVAFLESGAGIAC, encoded by the coding sequence ATGAATAACGCAGGCATTATTGATCTGGTTCCCGCCGACGTTCGCCGTGTTTGGGAACTCGACGGCACTTACCCCAACCGTTCGGTCTACCAACTGTTCCGCGAGCACGCGCAACGTGCCCCGGAGAAAACGGCGGTACTTTCGCCCGAAGGCAACCTGAGCTATGGCCAGTTGCATGACGCCGCGCTGCGCCTGGCCGCGAGCCTGCGTGCCGCCGGCATCGTCGCCGGCGATGTGGTGGCTTATCAGCTGACCAACAGTTGGCGCAGTTGCGCCATCGACCTCGCCGCCGCAGCCCTGGGGGCGGTGGTCGCGCCGTTTCCACCGGGACGCGGCAGCCTGGACATCCAGGCCCTGGTGCGTCGTTGCGATGCGCGGGTGGTGATCGTCCCGGCGCAGTACGCCGGTATCGATCTGTGCCAGGTCATCGAAGCCTTGCGCCCGAGCCTGTTGTCGCTGCGGGTGCTGGTGGTTGAAGGTAGCACCCGGGACGGCTGGTTGAGTCTGCAGGACATGCTTGAGGCCGAGCCGTTGACCCAAGCGCAATTGCCCCAGGTTTGCCCCAACTCACCAGTGCGTTTGCTGGTGTCGTCCGGTACTGAATCCGAACCCAAACTGGTGGCCTATTCGCACAATGCCCTGGTGGGCGGGCGCGGGCGTTTCTTGCAGCGCATCCACCCCGAAGGCGAGAGCTTCCGCGGGCTGTACCTGGTGCCATTGGGGTCATCCTTCGGTTCCACCGCCACCTTTGGCAGCCTGTCGTGGCTCGGTGGTTCGATTGCGGTGCTGCCGCAGTTCGACGTGGAGGCGGCGATCGAGGCCATCGAGCAACTGCGTCCGACGCACATCCTCGGGGTGCCGACCATGCTCCAGCGCATCGCTGCCGACGCTCGCCTGCAACAGGTCGACAAGTCCAGCCTGCTGGGGTTGATCTGCGGTGGTTCGCTGATCGATGAAGTGACCGTGCGCCGCTGCGTCGAGGCGTTCGGTTGCGGTTTCATCAGCCTCTATGGTTCGGCGGACGGAGTGAACTGTCACAACACCCTGGACGATGCCCAGGACGTGGTGTTCTACAGCGTCGGTCGGCCGAACCCGGCGGTGTGCGCGATCAAGATTGTCGACGAACAGGGCAACGAAGTGCCCCAGGGCGGCGTCGGTGAAATCAAGGCCCGTGGCCCCCTGAGCCCGATGCAATACGTCAATGCCCCGGAACTCGACGCGCAGTACCGCGATGCCGAAGGCTGGGTCAACACCGGCGACTTGGGCTACATCGACGCCGACGGCTACCTGATTCTGGCCGGGCGCAAGAAGGACATCATCATCCGTGGTGGCGCCAATATCAGCCCGGTGCAGATCGAAACCCTGGCCACCGGTCACCCGGACGTGGTCAGCGTCGCTTGTGTGGCGGTGCCGGACCCGGACCTTGGCCAGCGGGTGTGCATCTGCGTGACCCTGCGTGACGGCGCGCCACGTTTCTCCCTGAGCGAGCTGACCGACTACCTGCGCGAGCAAGGCCTGGAGGTCAACAAGCTGCCGGAATACCTGCGCTTCTACCGTCAGTTACCGCTGACCCCGGCCGGCAAGATCGACAAGAAATCCCTGGCCGCCGAAGTGGCGTTTCTGGAGAGCGGGGCGGGCATCGCATGTTGA
- a CDS encoding acyl-CoA dehydrogenase family protein, protein MLSAQALNARRDSAELARAVRCFVDERIIPLEAELAAEPRQAARRMAELSAEARAAGLWGSFYPQALGGRIASLRDYLAVAEQEGRSEYAPAIFGDDATLDLHMLTRHASEDIRQRFLAPLAAGTLVSSYGMSEPDSIGSIPATLSSHAEFVDGQWLLSGRKWFICRAERAGLITVIARTGSGPLENALSMLLVPSDAPGFRVERPLSILGRFSGQAELSFDQVRVPPSHVLGQPGQGLALMQERLGLGRILRSVHWLGLAQRCFDLMCARIHSARGQQARLADKQLVRQRVFKVYQAIASARALLQDAAGKHDAGVANSIEVNIAKVAASQALSEAVDSAIQIMGAEGLSELSPLSGIYRTARTTHILDGTDDALISAVGRQLLDSCADAGLDFDGPSAIRGMAR, encoded by the coding sequence ATGTTGAGTGCACAGGCATTGAACGCCCGCCGGGACAGCGCCGAGCTGGCCCGGGCGGTGCGGTGTTTTGTCGACGAACGCATCATCCCGCTGGAAGCCGAACTGGCGGCGGAGCCCCGCCAGGCCGCCCGGCGCATGGCCGAACTCAGCGCCGAGGCGCGGGCCGCCGGGCTCTGGGGCAGTTTTTACCCTCAGGCCCTCGGCGGGCGTATCGCCAGCCTGCGCGACTATCTGGCGGTGGCCGAGCAGGAGGGGCGTTCCGAGTACGCCCCGGCGATCTTCGGTGACGATGCCACCCTGGATCTGCACATGCTCACCCGGCATGCCAGCGAGGACATTCGCCAGCGCTTTCTCGCGCCGTTGGCCGCGGGGACGCTGGTCTCCAGTTACGGCATGTCCGAGCCCGACAGCATCGGTTCGATCCCGGCGACCCTGAGTAGCCACGCCGAGTTCGTCGACGGCCAGTGGCTGCTGAGCGGGCGCAAGTGGTTCATCTGCCGCGCCGAGCGTGCAGGCCTGATCACGGTGATTGCCCGCACCGGCTCCGGTCCTCTTGAGAACGCCTTGTCGATGTTGCTGGTGCCCAGTGATGCGCCGGGCTTTCGGGTGGAGCGGCCGTTGTCGATCCTTGGCCGGTTCTCTGGTCAGGCTGAATTGTCCTTCGACCAGGTGCGGGTCCCGCCCAGCCATGTGCTGGGGCAACCGGGGCAGGGTCTGGCGCTGATGCAGGAACGCCTGGGGCTGGGGCGGATATTGCGTTCGGTGCACTGGCTGGGCCTGGCCCAGCGCTGCTTCGACCTGATGTGCGCGCGTATCCACTCGGCCCGTGGCCAGCAGGCGCGGCTGGCGGATAAGCAGCTGGTGCGCCAGCGGGTATTCAAGGTCTATCAAGCCATCGCCAGCGCCCGTGCGTTGCTGCAGGACGCCGCCGGTAAACACGATGCCGGGGTGGCCAACAGCATCGAGGTCAACATCGCCAAGGTCGCTGCTTCCCAGGCCTTGAGCGAGGCGGTGGATTCGGCGATCCAGATCATGGGCGCCGAGGGCCTGAGCGAGCTGTCGCCGCTGTCGGGGATCTACCGCACCGCGCGCACCACGCACATTCTCGACGGCACCGACGATGCGCTGATCAGCGCGGTAGGGCGGCAACTGCTGGACAGTTGCGCTGATGCCGGGCTGGATTTCGACGGGCCGTCGGCGATCCGGGGGATGGCCCGATGA